A single Inediibacterium massiliense DNA region contains:
- the recA gene encoding recombinase RecA has translation MDEKKKALEIAMGQIEKQFGKGSIMKLGEDTTHLNIESISTGSLDLDIAIGIGGIPRGRIIEIYGPESSGKTTVALHIIAEAQKAGGVAAFIDAEHALDPVYAKNLGVNIDELVVSQPDTGEQALEICEALVRSGAIDVIVVDSVAALVPKAEIQGEMGDSHVGLQARLMSQALRKLAGVINKSNTSAIFINQLREKVGVMFGNPETTTGGRALKFYASVRLDVRRIETLKQGDEMIGNRTRVKVVKNKVAPPFKVAEFDIMYGTGISREGSVLDCAVKIDIVKKAGSWYSYEEHRLGQGRENAKQFLIDNKDICLEIENQIREANNLPIIKSKEVAVESEE, from the coding sequence ATGGATGAGAAGAAAAAAGCATTAGAGATTGCTATGGGACAAATAGAAAAACAATTTGGTAAAGGATCTATCATGAAGCTAGGGGAAGATACAACTCATTTAAATATAGAATCTATTTCTACTGGATCACTAGATTTAGATATTGCAATAGGAATAGGAGGGATTCCTAGAGGTAGAATTATAGAAATATATGGACCGGAATCTTCAGGAAAAACTACTGTGGCCCTTCATATTATTGCAGAAGCTCAAAAAGCTGGAGGAGTGGCTGCTTTTATAGATGCAGAGCATGCTCTTGATCCTGTTTATGCAAAAAATTTAGGAGTGAATATAGATGAACTTGTTGTGTCTCAGCCAGATACAGGAGAACAAGCATTAGAAATTTGTGAGGCTTTAGTAAGAAGTGGTGCCATTGATGTTATTGTAGTAGATTCTGTTGCTGCATTAGTTCCTAAAGCTGAGATCCAAGGAGAAATGGGGGATTCTCATGTAGGGCTTCAGGCAAGACTTATGTCTCAAGCTTTAAGAAAATTAGCAGGAGTTATTAATAAATCTAATACTTCAGCTATATTTATCAATCAATTGAGAGAAAAAGTAGGAGTGATGTTTGGAAATCCAGAAACTACAACAGGAGGAAGAGCACTTAAGTTTTATGCATCTGTAAGATTAGATGTAAGAAGAATTGAAACCTTAAAACAAGGGGATGAAATGATTGGAAATAGAACAAGAGTAAAAGTGGTAAAAAATAAAGTAGCTCCTCCATTTAAAGTAGCAGAATTTGATATTATGTATGGAACAGGAATATCAAGAGAAGGTAGTGTGCTCGATTGTGCTGTAAAAATAGATATTGTTAAAAAGGCAGGTTCTTGGTATAGCTATGAAGAACACCGCCTCGGACAAGGAAGAGAAAATGCAAAGCAATTTTTGATAGATAACAAAGACATCTGTTTAGAAATTGAAAATCAAATTAGAGAAGCTAATAATTTACCCATTATAAAAAGTAAAGAAGTAGCAGTAGAAAGTGAAGAATAA